One window of Tenacibaculum maritimum NCIMB 2154 genomic DNA carries:
- the der gene encoding ribosome biogenesis GTPase Der yields MNSIVAIVGRPNVGKSTLFNRLVQRREAIVDSVSGVTRDRHYGKSDWNGKEFSVIDTGGYIVGSDDIFEGEIRKQVQLAIDEADIIVFVVDVEQGITPMDNEVAKLLRKVKKPIFTAVNKVDNAMRDADAVEFYNLGLGEYTTISSINGSGTGDLLDAIAAEMPAPKEVDLEKEELPRFAVVGRPNAGKSSFINALIGEDRNIVTNIAGTTRDSIDTKYNRFGFDFNLVDTAGIRKKSKVKEDLEFYSVMRAVRSIEYSDVAILVVDATRGFEKQDQNIFWLAEKNRKGVVILINKWDLIEKETNTMRDFEANIRKEIAPFTDVPIVFISALTKQRLFKAIETAVEVFENRKRRIQTSKFNEAMLEIIEHYPPPATKGKFIKIKYCMQLPTKTPQFAFFANLPQYVRDPYKRFIENKLRELYNFTGVPMSIYFRQK; encoded by the coding sequence ATGAATAGCATTGTTGCCATTGTAGGAAGACCAAATGTAGGAAAATCAACTTTATTTAATCGTTTAGTTCAACGTAGAGAAGCTATTGTTGACTCTGTTAGTGGAGTAACCCGTGATAGACATTACGGTAAGTCTGACTGGAACGGAAAAGAATTTTCGGTAATTGATACGGGAGGATATATTGTTGGTTCTGACGATATTTTTGAAGGGGAAATTAGAAAACAGGTACAACTTGCAATTGACGAAGCTGATATTATTGTTTTTGTAGTAGATGTTGAGCAAGGGATTACTCCAATGGATAACGAGGTTGCAAAACTTCTTCGCAAAGTTAAAAAACCTATTTTTACAGCTGTTAATAAAGTAGATAACGCAATGCGTGATGCTGATGCTGTAGAATTTTATAATCTTGGTTTAGGGGAGTACACCACTATTTCTTCTATCAATGGAAGTGGTACTGGCGATTTATTGGATGCTATTGCAGCAGAAATGCCAGCACCTAAAGAGGTAGATTTAGAAAAAGAAGAGCTTCCTCGTTTTGCTGTTGTAGGAAGGCCTAATGCCGGAAAATCGTCCTTTATAAATGCTTTGATAGGAGAAGACAGAAACATTGTTACAAATATTGCGGGAACGACTCGTGATTCTATTGATACGAAATACAATCGTTTTGGATTTGATTTTAACTTGGTAGATACTGCTGGTATTAGAAAGAAATCAAAGGTAAAAGAAGACCTTGAATTTTATTCTGTAATGCGAGCTGTAAGAAGCATTGAATATTCAGATGTTGCAATTCTTGTTGTTGATGCTACAAGAGGATTTGAAAAACAAGACCAAAATATATTTTGGTTAGCAGAAAAAAATAGAAAAGGAGTGGTAATCCTTATTAATAAATGGGATTTGATTGAAAAGGAAACAAATACTATGCGTGATTTTGAAGCTAATATCAGAAAAGAGATCGCTCCTTTTACAGATGTCCCTATTGTGTTTATTTCCGCTTTAACCAAACAGCGTCTTTTTAAAGCCATAGAGACTGCTGTTGAAGTTTTCGAAAATAGAAAAAGACGTATTCAAACTAGCAAGTTTAATGAAGCAATGCTTGAAATTATTGAACATTACCCACCACCGGCAACTAAGGGAAAATTTATTAAAATTAAGTATTGTATGCAATTGCCAACGAAAACACCTCAGTTTGCATTTTTTGCCAACTTACCTCAATATGTACGAGATCCATATAAAAGGTTTATTGAAAATAAATTAAGAGAACTTTATAACTTTACGGGAGTACCTATGTCTATTTATTTTAGGCAAAAGTAA
- the era gene encoding GTPase Era yields MTHKAGFVNIIGNPNVGKSTLMNALVGEKLSIITPKAQTTRHRILGIVNGENHQIIFSDTPGILNPAYELQASMMDFVKSAFNDADILIYMVEIAEKELKNEAFFKKIINSKIPVILLLNKIDKSTQGEVEEKIAYWRNKVPNAFVYVISALEKFNIEAVFSKITELLPISPPFYPKDQLTDKPERFFVNEKIREKILTHYKKEIPYSVEVETESFIEEKEIIKIRAVIMVERDTQKGIIIGHKGSAIKRVGTEARKDLEFFFDKKVFMELYVKVNKNWRSNKNQLKRFGYKE; encoded by the coding sequence ACGTAGGAAAATCTACTCTAATGAATGCCTTGGTTGGCGAAAAACTTTCAATTATTACTCCGAAGGCACAAACGACTAGACATCGAATTCTAGGAATTGTTAACGGTGAAAATCATCAGATCATTTTTTCTGACACTCCAGGTATCTTAAATCCAGCATACGAGCTACAGGCATCTATGATGGATTTTGTAAAATCTGCTTTTAATGATGCTGACATATTAATTTATATGGTAGAAATTGCAGAGAAAGAATTGAAAAACGAAGCTTTCTTTAAAAAAATAATCAATAGTAAGATTCCTGTTATTTTATTATTAAACAAAATAGATAAATCTACTCAAGGCGAAGTTGAAGAAAAAATAGCCTACTGGAGAAATAAGGTTCCAAATGCCTTTGTGTATGTCATTTCAGCTTTAGAAAAGTTTAATATTGAAGCTGTTTTTTCTAAAATCACAGAGCTACTTCCCATATCTCCTCCTTTTTATCCAAAAGACCAATTAACCGATAAACCAGAACGTTTTTTTGTTAATGAAAAAATCAGAGAAAAAATATTAACGCATTACAAAAAAGAAATTCCTTATTCAGTAGAAGTTGAAACAGAATCTTTTATCGAAGAAAAAGAAATTATAAAGATCCGTGCTGTTATTATGGTGGAACGAGATACTCAAAAAGGGATTATTATTGGTCATAAAGGAAGTGCCATAAAAAGAGTTGGTACAGAAGCTAGAAAAGATTTAGAATTCTTCTTCGATAAAAAAGTTTTTATGGAGCTATATGTTAAAGTTAATAAGAACTGGAGAAGCAATAAAAATCAATTAAAAAGATTTGGATATAAGGAGTAG
- the argB gene encoding acetylglutamate kinase, with product MEAIKIIKVGGDIIDDAVKLEEFLTLFSNIKSPKVLVHGGGKSATELATKMNVPVQMIGGRRITDSANLEIITMLYAGKINKNIVARLQALNCNAIGMSGADGNTIVAHKRSVEDINFGFVGDINFVNTASLKLFLKNGMVPVFCAITHNELGQLLNTNADTIASELAIALAKEFRISLYYCFEKEGVLENIKDGSTVIKKLNTNTYLQLIEKGVIVGGMLPKLENSFRAVNNQVVKVCIGNPAMLIGSNVNYTTIER from the coding sequence ATGGAAGCGATAAAAATAATTAAAGTAGGAGGAGATATCATTGATGATGCTGTTAAATTAGAGGAGTTTTTAACATTGTTTTCCAACATAAAGTCACCTAAAGTATTAGTGCATGGAGGCGGAAAGTCAGCTACGGAATTAGCAACTAAAATGAACGTACCTGTTCAAATGATTGGAGGAAGACGTATTACAGATTCGGCTAATTTAGAAATCATCACAATGTTATATGCAGGAAAGATTAATAAAAATATCGTTGCTAGGCTACAAGCCTTGAACTGTAACGCAATAGGGATGTCAGGTGCTGATGGAAATACCATAGTAGCGCATAAACGATCTGTAGAGGATATAAATTTTGGATTTGTTGGAGATATAAATTTTGTAAATACGGCTTCTCTTAAGTTGTTTTTAAAAAATGGTATGGTACCTGTTTTTTGTGCAATAACACATAATGAATTAGGGCAGTTGTTAAACACAAATGCAGATACTATTGCTTCGGAGTTAGCAATAGCTTTAGCAAAGGAATTTAGAATAAGTTTATACTATTGTTTTGAAAAAGAGGGCGTTTTAGAAAATATTAAAGATGGAAGTACCGTCATAAAAAAACTCAATACCAATACATATTTACAATTAATTGAAAAAGGAGTGATTGTTGGAGGTATGCTACCAAAGTTAGAAAATAGTTTTCGAGCTGTGAATAATCAAGTAGTAAAAGTATGTATAGGAAACCCCGCAATGCTAATAGGATCTAATGTGAATTATACAACTATAGAAAGATGA
- a CDS encoding Rossmann-fold NAD(P)-binding domain-containing protein, which yields MKKYTSLNDIEDVSALIQKAICLKKNPFAYKSLGRDKTLVMLFFNSSLRTRLSTEKAAKNLGMEVMTLNINNAWGLEFEEHVIMNFDKAEHIKEAAKVISQYATIIGIRAFPNLKDRNRDASEYVLNGFQKYASVPIVNLESATRHPLQALADAITIEELKTKEKPKVVLSWAPHPKALPQSVVNSFIKMMRRVGADFTITHPQGYELNSKIIRGFSVNYNQKEALKNADFVYVKNWSSYTDYGKVLNTNTDWMLTKEKIGTAKLMHCLPVRRNVVIEDAVLDGENAIVIQQANNRTYAAQIVLKELLENL from the coding sequence ATGAAGAAATATACAAGTTTAAATGATATAGAAGATGTATCAGCACTTATTCAAAAAGCTATTTGTTTAAAAAAGAACCCTTTTGCTTATAAGTCTTTAGGAAGAGATAAAACATTAGTTATGCTGTTTTTTAATTCGAGTTTAAGAACCCGTTTGAGTACCGAAAAGGCGGCGAAAAATTTAGGGATGGAAGTCATGACCTTAAATATAAATAATGCTTGGGGTTTAGAATTTGAAGAGCACGTAATTATGAATTTTGATAAAGCAGAGCATATTAAAGAAGCAGCTAAAGTTATTTCTCAATATGCAACGATTATTGGAATAAGAGCTTTTCCTAATTTAAAAGATAGGAATCGAGATGCGTCAGAATATGTTTTAAATGGATTCCAGAAATATGCAAGTGTCCCTATTGTTAATCTGGAAAGTGCTACAAGACATCCTTTGCAAGCGTTGGCGGATGCAATTACTATTGAGGAGTTAAAAACAAAAGAAAAACCGAAAGTAGTGCTGTCTTGGGCACCACACCCCAAAGCATTGCCGCAATCTGTAGTGAATTCATTTATAAAGATGATGCGTCGAGTAGGGGCTGATTTTACGATAACACATCCGCAAGGTTACGAACTCAATAGCAAAATAATTAGAGGGTTTTCAGTCAATTATAATCAGAAAGAAGCTTTGAAGAATGCAGATTTTGTGTATGTAAAGAATTGGAGTAGTTATACGGATTATGGAAAGGTATTAAATACCAATACTGATTGGATGCTAACAAAGGAAAAAATAGGGACAGCTAAATTAATGCATTGCTTACCTGTAAGAAGAAATGTGGTTATAGAAGATGCTGTTTTAGATGGAGAAAATGCAATAGTTATCCAGCAAGCAAATAACAGAACTTACGCAGCTCAAATAGTTTTAAAAGAATTGTTGGAAAATTTATAG
- a CDS encoding TonB-dependent receptor, which produces MKHLITICCVIFTQHFFAQTLKGKVISYSNTPIAGANILNRSDTHHTHSNKRGDFILQQVTLGDTLVISHINYKKKIVVVGKLSEITINLEENFVSLEEIAINEKINALNIITTIDIQTNPVNSSQEILQKVPGLFIGQHAGGGKAEQIFLRGFDIDHGTDIAISADGIPVNMVSHAHGQGYADLHFVIPETVDKIDFGKGAYYADKGNFNTAGYANFKTKRSLRSSLLKLEAGQFNTQRLLGMFNLLDDHKQHAYIATEYILTDGYFESSQHFNRLNLFGKYTGNITNTDEVGVTLSHFTSKWDASGQIPQRAVSNGLITRFGAIDDTEGGATSRTNILATYNKTISDNASIKNKLYYNTYDFELFSNFTFFLDDPINGDQIKQKETRNTFGFITDFKHNFNQMDGSFLAGISIRNDQSFRNELTHTANRKEVLNRIQFGNINETNFGAYASANFNLEKFIINPTLRLDYFNFEYNNHLDTNYKTQSQTKSIVSPKLNIFYNYDKDLQLYVKAGKGFHSNDTRVVVAQKGNNILPASYGFDTGLIWKPTPKLFINTGYWYLFLEQEFVYVGDAGIVEPSGETGRQGIDLSVRYEPVSQLYFNIDANYTYARAKGVIKGQNFIPLAPDFTLATGLNYKSEFGFYGGFQLRHINDRPANEDNSIVAEGYTVTDFNIGYDFKNVTLGVHIQNLFDVAWNETQFATESRLKNEVNPVEEIHFTPGTPFFLKGMITINF; this is translated from the coding sequence ATGAAGCATTTAATCACTATTTGCTGTGTAATATTTACACAGCATTTTTTTGCACAAACTTTAAAAGGAAAAGTAATCTCTTATAGCAATACTCCCATTGCAGGAGCTAATATTTTAAACAGGAGCGATACGCATCATACGCACAGTAACAAAAGAGGAGATTTTATATTACAGCAGGTAACTTTAGGAGATACTTTAGTTATTAGCCATATCAATTATAAAAAGAAAATAGTAGTAGTAGGTAAGCTTTCTGAAATCACGATTAACCTAGAAGAAAATTTTGTGTCTTTGGAAGAAATAGCTATCAATGAAAAAATAAATGCGTTAAATATAATAACAACAATAGATATACAAACGAATCCAGTAAATTCTTCTCAAGAAATCTTACAAAAAGTACCAGGGTTGTTTATAGGTCAGCATGCAGGAGGAGGAAAGGCAGAGCAAATTTTTCTTCGTGGTTTTGATATAGATCACGGAACAGACATCGCCATTTCTGCTGATGGAATCCCCGTTAATATGGTATCGCATGCACATGGGCAAGGGTATGCTGATTTGCATTTTGTGATTCCTGAGACAGTAGATAAAATAGATTTTGGAAAAGGAGCATATTATGCTGATAAAGGAAATTTCAATACTGCCGGATATGCTAACTTTAAGACAAAAAGAAGTCTAAGATCGAGCCTTTTAAAACTAGAAGCTGGTCAGTTTAATACACAACGTTTGTTAGGGATGTTTAATTTGTTAGATGATCATAAACAACATGCTTACATTGCTACAGAATATATACTAACTGATGGTTACTTTGAAAGCTCGCAACATTTTAATCGATTAAACCTTTTTGGAAAATATACAGGAAATATAACTAATACAGATGAAGTAGGAGTAACGCTATCTCATTTTACTAGTAAATGGGACGCGTCTGGGCAAATTCCTCAAAGAGCGGTAAGTAATGGTTTGATCACGCGTTTTGGAGCGATAGATGATACTGAAGGAGGAGCAACAAGCCGTACAAATATATTAGCAACTTATAATAAAACTATTTCAGACAATGCATCGATAAAGAATAAGCTTTATTATAATACATATGATTTTGAATTGTTTTCAAACTTTACTTTTTTCTTAGATGACCCTATAAACGGAGATCAGATAAAGCAAAAAGAAACGCGTAATACTTTCGGCTTTATAACTGATTTTAAGCACAATTTTAATCAAATGGATGGGAGTTTTTTAGCAGGAATTAGTATAAGAAATGATCAGAGTTTTAGAAATGAGTTAACCCATACTGCAAACCGAAAGGAGGTATTGAATAGAATTCAGTTTGGAAATATTAATGAAACTAATTTTGGTGCTTACGCAAGTGCAAATTTTAATCTAGAAAAATTCATAATCAATCCAACATTACGTCTTGATTATTTTAATTTTGAATATAATAACCATTTAGATACTAATTATAAAACGCAATCTCAAACAAAAAGTATTGTGAGCCCTAAATTAAATATATTTTATAATTATGACAAAGACCTACAGTTATATGTAAAAGCAGGAAAAGGGTTTCATTCTAATGACACTCGTGTTGTAGTGGCACAAAAAGGAAATAATATTTTACCAGCTTCTTATGGCTTTGATACAGGGCTAATATGGAAACCGACACCAAAATTATTTATAAATACAGGATATTGGTACTTGTTTTTAGAACAGGAATTTGTGTATGTAGGAGATGCAGGTATTGTGGAACCTAGTGGGGAAACAGGCCGACAAGGAATTGATTTAAGTGTAAGATATGAGCCTGTAAGTCAGCTTTATTTTAATATAGATGCTAACTATACTTATGCTAGAGCTAAAGGCGTGATAAAAGGTCAAAATTTTATTCCTTTAGCTCCAGATTTTACATTAGCAACTGGTTTGAATTATAAAAGTGAATTTGGATTTTATGGAGGATTTCAGTTAAGGCATATAAATGATAGGCCAGCAAATGAAGACAATTCTATTGTGGCAGAAGGATACACTGTAACGGATTTTAATATTGGTTATGATTTTAAGAATGTTACATTAGGGGTACACATCCAGAATCTTTTTGATGTAGCTTGGAATGAAACGCAGTTTGCTACAGAATCTCGTCTAAAAAATGAAGTTAATCCCGTAGAAGAAATTCATTTTACACCAGGTACTCCATTCTTTTTAAAAGGAATGATTACGATCAACTTTTAA
- a CDS encoding ABC transporter ATP-binding protein, which produces MEEYKNNALFLRPRFSLELKESQQKLIEKFKKKLEESSYKSCSKVIDEHIVIDIPKEENHFWSPQLHLEVEERGGEVTLKGLFGPKPQVWTLFMFIHFIIATAFISFAIMVYVEMSLGKDITFPLVMLVLLPIVWIVLYFLGQLGKETGKVQMERLQRFMLELIEHKE; this is translated from the coding sequence ATGGAAGAATACAAGAACAACGCTCTTTTTTTAAGACCTAGATTTTCATTAGAACTAAAAGAAAGTCAACAAAAACTGATAGAAAAATTTAAGAAAAAGCTTGAAGAAAGCAGTTATAAATCCTGTAGCAAGGTGATAGACGAGCATATTGTTATTGATATACCGAAAGAGGAAAATCATTTTTGGTCACCTCAATTACATCTTGAAGTTGAAGAGAGAGGAGGAGAAGTTACTTTAAAAGGACTCTTTGGTCCTAAACCCCAAGTATGGACATTGTTTATGTTTATTCACTTTATCATTGCTACTGCGTTCATTTCTTTTGCTATTATGGTATATGTGGAGATGTCTTTAGGGAAAGATATTACATTTCCATTAGTAATGTTAGTACTACTTCCTATTGTTTGGATAGTTCTCTACTTTTTAGGACAATTAGGAAAAGAAACTGGGAAGGTACAGATGGAGAGGTTGCAGCGTTTTATGTTAGAATTGATAGAGCACAAGGAGTAA
- a CDS encoding M20 family metallo-hydrolase → MKIEEQLTEKAINLLKKLIEEPSFSSEEAGTAALIEKWFDKECIAFKRTKHNIWAINKYFDKKKPTLLLNSHHDTVKPSKGYTKNPFKAIEEDGKLYGLGSNDAGGCLVSLMATFSYFYSVRNLNYNIVIVASAEEESSGANGLNSMLSVIPNIAVAIVGEPTLMNLAIAEKGLVVLDAKVKGTPSHTAHPNKNNAIYNSIEFLSWCRDFTFDRKSEMLGDVKLTVSQINGGVQHNAVPSEVHLVIDVRVNDQYTNQEIMDTLKEKAPCSEIRARSLRLNSSSISKEHPLVKAGIQMGRETYGSPTLSDQAVLSCPSLKLGPGDSKRSHTADEFIYLSEIAEGITIYIELLKRVLIKK, encoded by the coding sequence ATGAAGATAGAGGAGCAACTGACAGAAAAAGCAATTAATTTGCTCAAAAAGCTTATAGAAGAGCCTTCCTTTTCATCAGAAGAAGCAGGTACGGCAGCTCTTATTGAGAAGTGGTTTGATAAAGAGTGCATAGCTTTTAAAAGAACGAAACATAATATTTGGGCAATTAATAAATATTTTGATAAGAAAAAACCTACGTTGCTTCTAAATTCTCATCATGATACCGTGAAGCCTAGTAAAGGATATACTAAAAACCCTTTTAAAGCAATAGAAGAAGATGGGAAATTGTATGGTTTGGGAAGTAATGACGCGGGAGGCTGTTTGGTTTCTTTAATGGCAACATTTAGTTATTTTTATTCGGTTAGAAACTTAAATTATAATATTGTTATAGTGGCTTCTGCAGAAGAAGAAAGTAGTGGTGCAAATGGATTGAATTCCATGTTGTCCGTCATACCTAACATAGCGGTAGCAATTGTAGGAGAACCTACGCTAATGAATTTAGCAATAGCAGAAAAAGGGCTGGTGGTATTGGATGCAAAAGTAAAAGGAACTCCTAGCCATACAGCGCACCCAAATAAAAATAATGCGATTTATAATAGCATTGAGTTCCTGTCTTGGTGCAGAGATTTTACATTTGATAGAAAGTCAGAGATGCTTGGAGATGTGAAGTTAACAGTGTCTCAGATAAATGGAGGTGTACAGCATAACGCAGTACCCTCTGAAGTACATTTAGTGATTGATGTACGTGTGAATGATCAATATACAAATCAAGAAATTATGGATACCTTAAAGGAAAAAGCTCCTTGTTCAGAAATTCGCGCGAGGAGCTTACGATTAAACTCATCTTCAATTTCAAAGGAGCATCCTTTAGTAAAAGCAGGAATTCAAATGGGGAGAGAAACTTATGGCTCACCAACGCTTTCAGATCAAGCTGTTTTAAGTTGTCCATCTTTAAAATTAGGACCAGGAGATAGTAAGCGTTCTCATACTGCAGATGAGTTCATTTATCTTTCGGAAATAGCGGAGGGTATTACGATTTATATTGAGTTATTAAAAAGAGTACTAATAAAAAAATGA
- the argH gene encoding argininosuccinate lyase, which translates to MKLWDKGLTIDQKIEQFTVGNDREVDLYIAKYDVQASLAHAKMLYEVNILSRKELTMLETGLKKLAIQIKEGTFVIEPMFEDVHSKIEFELTKEFGEVGKKIHTARSRNDQVLVALQLYYKESLLEIKKEVNILFNTLLLIAEKYKNNLIPGYTHLQVAMPSSIGLWVSAYAELLIDDVSMLNAAIKIIDQNPLGSAAGYGSSFPIDRNFTTRCLQFETLKYNVIAAQLSRGKNERFITGVLGGICNTLSRFAMDICLYNSQNFNFISFPEELTTGSSIMPHKKNPDVFELIRGKCNKIQALQTEILLVTNNLPSGYHRDFQLLKENMILAVAEVKSILTIFTYAIQQMIIKEVDLNEEKYQHLFTVDSINNLVMEGMPFREAYQKIGKEVKNNTYEPNTNKKHTHIGSVHNLCLDKIKIKMKGVL; encoded by the coding sequence ATGAAACTTTGGGATAAAGGATTGACAATCGATCAAAAAATAGAGCAATTTACTGTAGGAAATGATAGGGAAGTGGACTTATACATCGCAAAATATGACGTACAAGCATCATTGGCGCATGCAAAAATGTTATATGAGGTGAATATTCTTTCAAGAAAGGAATTAACGATGTTAGAAACAGGCTTAAAAAAACTAGCAATTCAAATTAAGGAAGGCACATTTGTTATTGAACCTATGTTTGAAGACGTACATTCTAAAATAGAATTTGAATTAACAAAGGAATTTGGAGAGGTAGGTAAGAAAATACATACAGCACGTTCAAGAAATGATCAGGTTTTGGTAGCATTACAGCTTTATTACAAAGAAAGTTTGCTAGAAATAAAGAAAGAAGTGAATATTCTTTTTAATACCCTTTTGTTAATAGCTGAAAAATATAAAAATAATCTAATTCCTGGTTATACGCATTTGCAGGTAGCAATGCCTTCGTCTATAGGCTTGTGGGTTTCAGCATATGCAGAGTTGCTCATTGATGATGTTAGTATGTTAAATGCAGCTATCAAAATTATAGATCAAAACCCCTTGGGTTCAGCCGCAGGTTATGGCAGTTCTTTTCCTATTGATAGAAACTTTACAACTAGATGTTTACAGTTCGAAACTTTAAAATATAATGTTATAGCAGCACAACTAAGTAGAGGTAAAAATGAGCGTTTTATAACGGGTGTTTTAGGAGGAATATGCAATACATTATCGCGTTTTGCGATGGATATTTGCTTGTATAATTCTCAAAATTTCAACTTTATTTCATTTCCTGAAGAATTAACAACAGGAAGTAGCATTATGCCGCATAAAAAAAATCCAGATGTATTTGAATTGATTCGAGGAAAGTGTAATAAAATACAAGCATTGCAAACGGAAATATTGCTAGTAACAAATAATTTGCCAAGCGGATATCATAGAGATTTTCAATTATTAAAAGAAAATATGATTTTAGCAGTAGCGGAAGTAAAAAGTATCTTAACCATTTTTACGTATGCTATTCAGCAAATGATCATAAAAGAAGTTGATTTGAATGAAGAAAAATACCAGCACTTATTTACTGTTGATAGTATTAATAATTTAGTAATGGAGGGGATGCCGTTTAGAGAAGCATATCAAAAAATAGGAAAGGAGGTAAAAAACAATACCTATGAACCAAATACAAATAAAAAACATACTCATATAGGCAGTGTACATAATTTATGTTTGGATAAAATTAAGATCAAAATGAAAGGAGTGCTTTAG